In Hydrogenoanaerobacterium saccharovorans, a single window of DNA contains:
- a CDS encoding ArsR/SmtB family transcription factor — protein sequence MHVHEEIVTAVENCMPDEESLYDLADLYKIFADSTRIKILYVLLESEMCVCDIAQLLNMSQSAISHQLRVLKASRLVKNRRDGKTVFYSLSDDHIKTILDQGLEHINE from the coding sequence ATGCACGTACATGAGGAGATTGTAACTGCGGTTGAAAACTGCATGCCCGACGAGGAAAGTCTTTACGATCTTGCCGACCTTTACAAGATTTTTGCCGATTCTACCCGAATTAAAATTCTGTATGTGCTGCTGGAATCTGAAATGTGTGTCTGCGATATTGCACAGCTGTTAAATATGAGCCAAAGTGCCATTTCACATCAGCTGCGTGTATTGAAAGCCTCACGTTTGGTAAAAAACCGCCGCGACGGTAAAACCGTGTTTTATTCATTGTCCGATGATCATATCAAAACAATTCTCGATCAAGGGCTGGAGCACATCAACGAATAG